One part of the Fusobacterium pseudoperiodonticum genome encodes these proteins:
- a CDS encoding DMP19 family protein — protein sequence MKRKFINVTKEYIENLAPTDFCVELIQPAWDTVNIYGSYEEYEESLKPYTTEQRYLLAMHWLGAEVANGGFQQFLSNSTGIVWEDAYKGYQAIGSEKLAYLIEELIKIYGRDIPFDREERGNILDSFSQEKLAEIDALTDLYYEIEEPEWRKVTLWVKANSEKFLIQAEINDYSR from the coding sequence ATGAAAAGAAAATTTATCAATGTTACAAAAGAATATATAGAAAACTTAGCCCCTACAGATTTTTGTGTTGAACTTATTCAACCTGCTTGGGACACAGTAAATATTTATGGAAGTTATGAGGAATATGAAGAGTCATTAAAACCTTATACAACTGAACAAAGATACTTGCTTGCAATGCATTGGCTTGGAGCAGAAGTTGCTAATGGAGGTTTTCAACAATTTTTAAGTAACTCTACTGGTATTGTTTGGGAAGATGCATATAAAGGATATCAAGCTATTGGCTCAGAAAAATTAGCCTATTTAATTGAAGAACTAATAAAAATTTATGGTAGAGATATACCTTTTGATAGAGAAGAAAGAGGAAATATATTAGATAGTTTTAGTCAAGAAAAATTGGCAGAAATAGATGCTCTTACAGATCTATATTATGAAATTGAAGAGCCTGAATGGAGAAAAGTTACTCTTTGGGTAAAAGCTAACAGTGAAAAATTCCTAATTCAAGCTGAAATAAATGATTATAGTAGGTAA
- a CDS encoding NAD(P)-dependent oxidoreductase — MENKLKIIFLDRNTVGPFELKEIFSKYGEYTEFNLTNDDDVASYLKDYDVVILNRIRLGKKEFEQAPHLKLVLLTGTGFNHIDLVAAKEHGVSIANVAGYSTNSVSQLTMTFLLNELTKVEKLSQKVKEKKWNELSINMDDYYHIDTEDKILGILGYGNIGQKVAEYAESFGMKVMVAKIPGREYTDNSDDRYDLDEVLEKCDVLSIHAPLTDLTKDLINLDRMKKMKKSAIILNLGRGPIVNEDDLYYALKNNIIASAATDVMTIEPPQNDCKLLELDNFTVTPHLAWKSQKSIERLFAAIENNLNLFLENKLIGVESR, encoded by the coding sequence ATGGAAAATAAGCTAAAAATAATATTTTTGGATAGAAACACAGTAGGTCCTTTTGAATTAAAAGAAATATTCTCAAAATATGGAGAATATACAGAGTTTAATCTTACAAATGATGATGATGTTGCTAGTTACTTAAAAGACTATGATGTTGTTATTCTAAATAGAATTAGACTAGGTAAAAAAGAATTTGAACAAGCACCTCATTTAAAACTAGTTCTATTAACTGGAACAGGCTTTAACCATATAGATTTAGTTGCTGCCAAAGAACATGGAGTATCTATTGCCAATGTTGCTGGCTATTCAACTAATTCAGTATCTCAATTGACTATGACATTTCTGTTAAATGAATTAACTAAGGTAGAAAAATTAAGCCAAAAAGTAAAAGAAAAGAAATGGAATGAACTTTCTATCAATATGGATGACTACTATCATATAGATACTGAAGATAAGATTTTAGGTATCTTAGGTTATGGAAATATTGGACAAAAAGTAGCTGAATATGCTGAAAGCTTTGGAATGAAAGTTATGGTTGCTAAAATTCCTGGAAGAGAGTATACAGATAATTCAGATGATAGATATGACTTGGATGAAGTTTTAGAAAAATGTGATGTTTTATCTATACATGCACCATTGACCGATTTAACAAAAGATTTAATAAATTTAGATAGAATGAAAAAAATGAAAAAATCTGCAATAATTTTAAATCTAGGAAGAGGACCTATAGTAAATGAGGATGATTTATATTATGCCTTGAAAAATAATATAATTGCCTCAGCTGCAACTGATGTTATGACAATAGAGCCTCCTCAAAATGATTGTAAATTACTTGAACTAGATAATTTTACAGTGACACCTCACTTAGCTTGGAAATCACAAAAAAGTATAGAAAGACTTTTTGCTGCGATAGAAAATAATCTTAATTTATTTTTAGAAAATAAATTAATAGGTGTAGAAAGTAGATAG
- the cobM gene encoding precorrin-4 C(11)-methyltransferase yields MEKYKEKVYFIGAGPGDPELITIKGQRIVKEADVIIYAGSLVPKEVIDCHKEGAEIYNSASMSLDEVIDVTVKAIKANKKVARVHTGDPAIYGAHREQMDMLDEHGIQYEVIPGVSSFLASAAALKKEFTLPTVSQTVICTRIEGRTPVPEKESLESLAKHRASMAIFLSVHMIDKVVETLATSYPMTTPVAVVQRASWPDQKIVLGTLETIEQKVKEAGINKTAQILVGDFLGDEYEKSKLYDKYFTHEYREAVKK; encoded by the coding sequence ATGGAAAAATATAAAGAAAAAGTTTACTTTATAGGAGCAGGACCTGGTGACCCTGAATTAATAACTATTAAGGGACAAAGAATTGTTAAAGAAGCCGATGTTATTATTTATGCAGGTTCATTAGTTCCAAAAGAAGTTATTGACTGTCATAAAGAAGGAGCAGAAATTTACAACTCAGCATCTATGTCTTTAGATGAAGTTATAGATGTTACTGTAAAAGCAATAAAAGCTAACAAAAAAGTGGCAAGAGTTCACACAGGAGACCCAGCAATCTATGGTGCACATAGAGAACAGATGGATATGCTAGATGAACATGGAATACAATATGAAGTTATTCCAGGAGTAAGTTCATTTTTAGCCTCTGCTGCTGCCTTAAAAAAAGAATTTACCTTACCTACTGTTTCTCAAACAGTAATATGTACAAGAATAGAAGGAAGAACTCCTGTTCCTGAAAAAGAAAGCTTAGAAAGTTTAGCAAAACATAGAGCATCTATGGCAATATTCCTATCAGTTCATATGATAGATAAAGTTGTTGAAACTCTAGCGACTTCTTATCCTATGACAACACCTGTGGCAGTTGTTCAAAGAGCAAGCTGGCCTGATCAGAAAATAGTTTTAGGTACTCTTGAAACTATTGAGCAAAAAGTTAAAGAAGCAGGAATAAATAAAACTGCACAAATATTAGTTGGAGATTTCTTAGGTGATGAATATGAAAAATCTAAACTATATGATAAGTATTTTACTCATGAATATAGAGAAGCTGTAAAAAAATAA
- the cobI gene encoding precorrin-2 C(20)-methyltransferase encodes MNNKFYGIGVGVGDPEEITIKAINTLKKLDVVILPEAKKDDGSVAYEIAKKYMKEDVEKVFVEFPMLKSLEDRENARKENAKIVQKLLDEGKNVGFLTIGDTMTYSTYVYILEHLPEKYLVETVPGVSSFVDMASRFNFPLMIGDETLKVVSLNKKTNIEFELENNDNIVFMKVSRNFENLKQALIKTGNIDKIIMVSNCGKESQKVYYDIKDLTEDDIPYFTTLIVKKGGFEKWRKFSI; translated from the coding sequence ATGAACAACAAATTTTATGGTATAGGTGTTGGAGTTGGTGATCCTGAAGAAATCACTATAAAGGCAATAAACACCTTGAAAAAATTAGATGTAGTAATATTACCAGAAGCTAAAAAAGACGATGGTAGTGTCGCTTATGAAATTGCAAAAAAATATATGAAAGAAGATGTAGAAAAAGTTTTTGTTGAATTTCCTATGCTAAAATCTCTTGAAGATAGAGAAAATGCAAGAAAAGAAAATGCTAAGATAGTTCAAAAACTTTTAGACGAAGGAAAGAATGTTGGTTTCTTAACTATTGGAGATACTATGACATATAGTACTTATGTCTATATTTTGGAACATCTTCCTGAAAAATATCTTGTTGAAACAGTTCCAGGAGTTTCATCATTCGTTGATATGGCTTCAAGATTTAATTTCCCACTTATGATAGGAGATGAAACTTTAAAAGTTGTATCACTTAACAAAAAGACTAATATTGAATTTGAATTAGAAAATAATGATAATATAGTTTTCATGAAAGTTAGTAGAAACTTTGAAAACTTAAAACAAGCATTAATAAAAACTGGAAATATAGATAAAATTATTATGGTTTCAAATTGTGGAAAAGAAAGTCAAAAAGTTTATTATGACATAAAAGATTTAACAGAAGATGATATTCCATATTTTACAACTCTAATTGTAAAAAAAGGTGGATTTGAAAAATGGAGAAAATTTAGTATATAA
- a CDS encoding tetratricopeptide repeat protein codes for MKNKVEESYNKCLNLFKEGKRDTEEYRKELENVIELAKDNNEFKLCYFNAKFRLAQFYNEKHKYDLSKKHFLELINDKNMEEFKLDAIMHHAYNLRILKKYDEATFWYEKLSELSTSKYYDEVVLEGLAKCATMVNDLEKERENYRILLSSCLNKEDFKGLAEKILNLKSQLLSTVDQKQKEKINTEIIYLNNDLDTAYYKLIDLKMKIAKSYFNEKKYEDCRKEVQTIFEFLEYSISDMQDYAITNANMLLGKTYFEEANFEKAREYFEPIANTPKEDKYYKYMISDIHTARNFLAKMK; via the coding sequence ATGAAAAATAAAGTTGAAGAAAGTTACAATAAATGCCTTAATCTTTTCAAAGAGGGTAAAAGAGATACTGAAGAATATAGAAAAGAGCTTGAAAATGTAATAGAATTAGCTAAAGATAATAATGAATTTAAACTTTGTTATTTCAATGCTAAATTTAGATTAGCTCAATTCTATAATGAAAAACATAAGTATGATCTGTCTAAAAAACATTTTTTAGAATTAATTAATGATAAAAATATGGAAGAGTTTAAGTTAGATGCAATAATGCATCATGCATATAATCTAAGAATTCTAAAAAAATATGATGAAGCTACTTTTTGGTATGAGAAATTATCTGAACTTTCAACTTCAAAATATTATGATGAAGTTGTTTTAGAAGGTTTAGCTAAATGTGCTACTATGGTTAATGATTTAGAAAAAGAAAGAGAAAACTATCGTATCTTACTTTCGAGTTGTTTAAATAAAGAAGATTTTAAAGGCTTAGCTGAAAAAATTCTTAATTTAAAAAGTCAGTTATTGAGTACAGTAGACCAAAAACAAAAAGAAAAAATAAATACTGAAATTATTTACTTAAATAATGACCTAGATACTGCATACTACAAATTAATAGATCTAAAAATGAAAATAGCAAAAAGTTATTTTAATGAAAAAAAATATGAAGATTGCAGAAAAGAAGTACAAACTATATTTGAATTCTTGGAGTACAGTATAAGCGACATGCAAGACTATGCTATTACAAATGCTAATATGCTTTTAGGAAAAACTTATTTTGAAGAAGCTAACTTTGAAAAAGCAAGAGAATATTTTGAACCTATCGCTAATACTCCTAAAGAAGATAAATATTATAAATATATGATTAGTGATATACATACTGCTAGAAATTTTTTAGCAAAGATGAAATAA
- the cbiE gene encoding precorrin-6y C5,15-methyltransferase (decarboxylating) subunit CbiE, whose translation MITIKEWLVNVVQSNKINVVGLGPGNIKYLSTAGIECIKEAEIIVGSTRQLSDLKTIISEKQEIYILGKLAELIAYLKENIERKITIIVSGDTGYYSLVPYLSKNLSKDILNIIPNISSYQYLFSKLGENWQNFRLASVHGREFNYVKNINDEDIAGLVLLTDDIQNPYEVSKNLYNNGIRNLTVIVGENLSYDNEKITILEIEDYEKLNRKFDMNVLVLKKGENYGK comes from the coding sequence GTGATAACTATCAAAGAATGGTTGGTGAATGTGGTGCAATCAAATAAAATAAATGTGGTTGGTTTAGGACCTGGGAATATAAAATATCTTTCTACAGCTGGTATTGAATGTATAAAAGAAGCAGAAATTATAGTTGGTAGCACAAGACAACTTTCGGATTTAAAAACTATTATTTCAGAAAAACAAGAAATATATATTTTAGGGAAATTAGCTGAGCTTATAGCTTATTTAAAAGAAAATATAGAAAGAAAAATAACAATTATAGTTTCAGGAGATACAGGTTACTATAGTTTAGTTCCTTATCTATCAAAAAATTTATCTAAGGATATTTTAAATATCATACCTAATATCTCATCTTACCAATACCTATTTTCAAAATTAGGAGAAAATTGGCAAAACTTTAGATTAGCAAGTGTACATGGTAGAGAATTTAACTATGTTAAAAATATAAATGATGAAGATATTGCAGGTTTAGTTTTACTTACAGATGATATCCAAAATCCTTATGAGGTTTCTAAAAATCTATATAATAATGGAATTAGAAATTTAACTGTTATAGTTGGAGAAAATTTATCTTATGATAATGAAAAAATAACTATTTTAGAGATTGAGGATTATGAAAAGTTAAATAGAAAATTTGATATGAATGTTTTAGTTTTAAAGAAGGGAGAAAACTATGGAAAATAA
- the cobJ gene encoding precorrin-3B C(17)-methyltransferase — protein sequence MSNGKIYVVGIGPGNMEDISIRAYNILKNINVIAGYTTYVDLVKDEFPDKEFLVSGMKREIERCREVLEVAKTGKNVALISSGDAGIYGMAGIMLEVAMGSGVEVEVVPGITSTIAGAALVGAPLMHDQAIISLSDLLTDWEVIKKRIDCASQGDFAISLYNPKSKGRTEQIVEAREIMLKHKLPTTPVALLRHIGRKEENYTLTTLEDFLNFDIDMFTIVLVGNSNTYVQDGKMITPRGYEKKSNWGK from the coding sequence ATGAGTAATGGAAAAATTTATGTGGTAGGAATAGGACCTGGAAATATGGAAGATATAAGTATAAGAGCATATAACATTTTAAAAAATATAAATGTTATAGCTGGATATACAACTTATGTTGACTTAGTTAAAGATGAATTTCCAGATAAAGAATTTTTAGTTTCAGGAATGAAAAGAGAAATTGAAAGATGTAGAGAAGTTTTAGAAGTTGCTAAGACAGGTAAAAATGTAGCTTTAATCAGTAGTGGAGATGCTGGAATTTATGGTATGGCAGGTATAATGTTAGAAGTTGCTATGGGAAGTGGAGTAGAAGTGGAAGTTGTACCAGGAATTACTTCAACAATAGCAGGAGCAGCATTAGTTGGAGCTCCTCTTATGCATGACCAAGCTATAATAAGTTTAAGTGACTTATTGACTGATTGGGAAGTTATTAAGAAAAGAATTGATTGTGCAAGTCAAGGAGATTTTGCAATTTCACTTTATAATCCTAAGAGTAAAGGAAGAACTGAACAAATAGTTGAAGCAAGAGAAATTATGTTAAAACATAAATTACCTACTACTCCTGTTGCTTTACTAAGACATATAGGAAGAAAAGAAGAAAATTATACTTTAACAACATTGGAAGACTTTTTAAATTTTGATATAGATATGTTCACAATAGTATTAGTTGGAAACTCTAATACTTATGTACAAGATGGAAAAATGATAACACCTAGAGGATATGAAAAAAAATCTAATTGGGGAAAATAA
- a CDS encoding bleomycin resistance protein, whose product MKYNDLIPEFVVSNIDISKDFYVNMLGFKVEYEREEDKFIFISLGNIQLMLEEGSKEELSQMKYPFGKGINFTFGVNNIDELYSKFKIKKSLLKRDIEIREFRVNDEIIYVKEFSIIDPDGYFIRISE is encoded by the coding sequence ATGAAATACAATGACTTAATACCAGAGTTTGTAGTTTCTAATATTGATATCTCAAAAGATTTTTATGTTAATATGTTAGGCTTTAAAGTAGAATATGAAAGAGAAGAAGATAAATTTATATTTATATCACTTGGAAATATTCAATTAATGCTAGAAGAAGGTTCTAAAGAGGAGTTATCTCAAATGAAATATCCTTTTGGAAAAGGAATTAATTTTACATTTGGTGTTAATAATATTGATGAACTTTATTCAAAATTTAAAATAAAAAAGAGTTTATTAAAAAGAGATATTGAAATAAGAGAATTTAGAGTTAATGATGAAATTATTTATGTAAAAGAATTTTCAATAATAGATCCAGATGGCTATTTTATTAGAATATCAGAATAG
- a CDS encoding TIGR03915 family putative DNA repair protein, giving the protein MANYYYDGSFDGLLTVIYMAYEDRENKMLRVNANTEQLILSLDGIHIVTDFSKARRVEKAICEKLSYNFLNNIRTCFLSYDKNKDTVIIHTVYKALKQGGEILNSLDEHAFYVNKLVKQVLNERHKYLGLVRFKEMKDGTMFSTIEPKNNVLPILISHFKNRMKRERFAIYDKGRKIIVYYDGEKAEIFFVESLEIEWSDEEIEYSKLWKTFHKTISIKERENKKLQQSNLPKYYWKYLVEDM; this is encoded by the coding sequence TTGGCGAATTATTATTATGATGGAAGTTTTGATGGCTTACTAACAGTCATCTATATGGCATATGAAGATAGAGAAAATAAAATGCTTAGAGTTAATGCTAATACTGAACAGCTTATTTTATCCCTAGATGGTATCCATATTGTAACTGACTTTTCTAAAGCTAGACGTGTTGAAAAAGCTATATGTGAGAAGTTATCTTATAACTTTCTAAATAATATACGTACTTGCTTTCTATCATATGATAAAAATAAGGATACTGTAATAATTCATACAGTCTATAAAGCACTGAAGCAAGGAGGAGAAATTTTAAATTCTTTAGATGAACACGCTTTTTATGTTAACAAACTTGTGAAGCAGGTATTGAATGAAAGACACAAATACCTTGGATTAGTAAGATTTAAAGAAATGAAAGATGGTACAATGTTTTCAACAATTGAGCCTAAAAATAATGTTCTTCCTATCCTAATTTCTCATTTTAAAAATAGAATGAAGAGAGAAAGATTTGCAATATATGATAAAGGAAGAAAAATAATAGTTTACTATGACGGAGAAAAAGCTGAAATCTTTTTTGTAGAATCTCTTGAAATTGAGTGGAGTGATGAAGAAATAGAATACTCAAAACTTTGGAAAACTTTTCATAAAACTATCTCAATAAAAGAAAGAGAAAATAAAAAACTTCAACAAAGTAATCTTCCAAAATATTATTGGAAATATCTTGTTGAAGATATGTAG
- a CDS encoding putative DNA modification/repair radical SAM protein has translation MSKSIEEKLRILSDAAKYDVSCSSSGSSRKNTNNGLGNAAINGICHSWSADGRCISLLKILMTNYCIYDCKYCINRKDNDIERAILNPDEIVKLTINFYRRNYIEGLFLSSGIIKSADYTMELMIAVAKKLRLEEKFNGYIHMKVIPGASRQLINEIGLYVDRVSVNIEFAENTALKLLAPDKKATDISTSMGLIRKNMIENMEDKKIFKSTPSFIPAGQTTQMIIGASGESDYAILARSENLYKNFDLKRVYYSGYVPVNKSGILVSTEQAVPMIREHRLYQADWLLRFYDFKADEILDEKDPFVDPLLDPKTNWAIKNSHFFPIEINKASYKDLLRVPGIGVTSAKRIVMTRKYSTIRYEHLKKLGVVIKRAKYFITVNGEFLGFKKENPELLRNALMEKEKMVTEQLRLFNGL, from the coding sequence ATGAGTAAATCTATAGAAGAAAAATTAAGAATACTAAGTGATGCTGCTAAATATGATGTTTCATGTTCATCAAGTGGAAGCAGTAGAAAAAATACAAATAATGGCTTAGGTAATGCTGCTATAAATGGTATATGTCATTCATGGTCAGCAGATGGAAGATGCATTTCTTTACTGAAAATACTTATGACAAATTATTGTATTTATGATTGTAAATATTGTATTAACCGCAAGGATAATGATATCGAAAGAGCAATACTAAACCCTGACGAAATTGTAAAATTAACTATAAATTTCTATAGAAGAAATTATATTGAAGGACTTTTTCTAAGTTCAGGAATAATAAAAAGTGCAGACTATACAATGGAGTTAATGATTGCTGTAGCAAAAAAACTTAGACTGGAAGAAAAATTTAATGGCTATATCCATATGAAAGTAATTCCAGGAGCTAGTAGACAGCTTATTAATGAAATTGGGCTGTATGTAGATAGAGTTTCAGTAAATATTGAATTTGCAGAAAATACTGCTCTTAAACTTCTTGCACCTGATAAAAAAGCCACTGATATTTCTACATCAATGGGACTTATTCGTAAAAATATGATTGAAAATATGGAAGATAAAAAGATTTTTAAAAGTACTCCATCTTTTATTCCTGCAGGTCAGACGACACAAATGATAATAGGTGCTAGTGGAGAAAGTGATTATGCAATACTTGCTAGAAGTGAAAATCTTTATAAAAATTTTGATTTAAAAAGAGTTTATTATTCTGGTTATGTACCTGTTAATAAATCAGGAATTCTTGTAAGTACTGAACAAGCTGTACCTATGATAAGAGAGCATAGACTTTATCAAGCTGACTGGTTATTAAGATTTTATGACTTCAAAGCTGATGAAATTCTTGATGAAAAAGATCCTTTTGTTGACCCTCTTCTTGACCCAAAAACAAATTGGGCAATAAAAAATTCTCATTTTTTTCCCATAGAAATAAATAAAGCTTCATACAAAGACTTACTAAGAGTTCCAGGAATAGGTGTAACATCAGCAAAACGTATAGTTATGACTAGAAAATACAGTACAATAAGATATGAACATTTAAAAAAATTAGGAGTGGTAATAAAGAGAGCTAAATACTTTATTACTGTAAACGGAGAATTTTTAGGATTTAAAAAGGAAAATCCTGAACTATTAAGAAATGCTCTTATGGAAAAAGAAAAAATGGTAACAGAGCAGTTAAGACTTTTTAATGGCTTATAG
- the cbiG gene encoding cobalt-precorrin 5A hydrolase has product MKLAFWTVTKGAGNIAREYKEKLQEHLKEDSIDVFTLKKYDVENTIQIEDFTANINEKFSQYDGHIFIMASGIVIRKIASLIGTKDKDPAVLLIDEGKHFVISLLSGHLGGANELTHSLADILKLVPVITTSSDVTGKIAVDTISQKLNAELEDLKSAKDVTSLIVNGQKVNILLPKNVKVTDNISADGFILVSNKKNIEYTRIYPKNLILGIGCKKDTKAEDILRAIEDCLDKNNLDIKSVKKVATVDVKENEQGLIDAVKFLNLDLEIISRDEIKKVQDQFEGSDFVEKNIGVRAVSEPVALLSSTGNGKFLVMKEKYNGITISIYEEEIEKYE; this is encoded by the coding sequence ATGAAATTAGCATTCTGGACTGTAACTAAAGGTGCAGGAAATATTGCAAGAGAATATAAAGAAAAATTACAAGAACACTTAAAAGAAGATAGTATTGATGTTTTTACTTTAAAAAAATATGATGTAGAAAATACTATTCAAATAGAAGATTTTACAGCTAATATAAATGAAAAATTTTCTCAATATGATGGACATATTTTCATTATGGCAAGTGGAATTGTAATTAGAAAAATAGCAAGTCTAATAGGAACTAAAGATAAAGACCCTGCTGTACTTTTAATAGATGAAGGAAAACACTTTGTGATTTCTCTTTTATCAGGACATTTAGGGGGAGCAAATGAATTGACTCATTCACTTGCTGATATTTTAAAACTTGTTCCTGTTATTACAACAAGTTCTGATGTTACAGGAAAAATAGCAGTAGACACTATATCTCAAAAATTAAATGCAGAACTTGAAGATTTAAAATCGGCTAAAGATGTAACATCTCTTATAGTTAATGGACAAAAAGTTAATATACTTTTACCTAAAAATGTAAAAGTAACTGATAATATTTCAGCAGATGGTTTTATTCTAGTATCAAACAAGAAAAATATTGAATATACTAGAATTTACCCTAAAAATTTAATTTTAGGTATTGGTTGCAAAAAAGACACAAAGGCTGAAGATATTTTAAGAGCTATTGAAGATTGTTTAGACAAAAATAATTTAGATATAAAATCAGTTAAAAAAGTGGCAACTGTAGATGTGAAAGAAAATGAACAAGGCTTGATAGATGCAGTGAAGTTTTTAAATTTAGATTTAGAAATAATTTCAAGAGATGAAATCAAAAAAGTTCAAGACCAATTTGAAGGTTCAGACTTTGTTGAAAAGAATATTGGAGTTAGAGCTGTGTCAGAGCCTGTTGCACTTTTATCATCAACAGGAAATGGAAAATTTTTAGTAATGAAAGAAAAATACAATGGTATAACAATTTCAATTTATGAGGAGGAAATAGAAAAATATGAGTAA
- the cbiT gene encoding precorrin-6Y C5,15-methyltransferase (decarboxylating) subunit CbiT, protein MHIYDKEFTQTELPMTKQEIRAISIAKLMLKPNSILIDVGAGTGTIGIEAATYMPQGKVYAIEKEEKGLDTIKLNAEKFNLDNFELIHGKAPDAIPNIAYDRMFIGGSTGGLEEIINHFLTYAKDEAILVINCITLETQSKSLEILKEKGFKDIEVITVTVGRAKRVGPYTMMFGENPICIIKVIKRNK, encoded by the coding sequence ATGCACATATATGATAAAGAGTTTACTCAAACTGAGTTACCAATGACTAAACAAGAAATAAGAGCAATTTCTATTGCTAAACTTATGTTAAAACCAAATTCAATTTTAATTGATGTTGGAGCAGGAACTGGAACAATAGGAATAGAAGCAGCAACTTATATGCCACAAGGAAAAGTTTATGCAATAGAAAAGGAAGAAAAAGGTTTAGATACTATAAAGCTAAATGCTGAAAAATTCAATCTTGATAATTTTGAATTAATTCATGGTAAAGCACCTGATGCTATTCCAAATATTGCTTATGACAGAATGTTTATCGGTGGTTCAACTGGTGGATTGGAAGAAATTATAAATCACTTTTTAACTTATGCAAAAGATGAAGCCATACTAGTTATCAATTGTATTACTCTTGAAACTCAATCTAAATCTTTAGAAATACTAAAAGAAAAAGGTTTTAAAGATATCGAAGTTATAACAGTTACTGTTGGTAGAGCAAAAAGAGTTGGACCTTATACTATGATGTTTGGAGAAAATCCTATTTGTATAATCAAGGTTATCAAAAGAAATAAGTAA
- the cbiD gene encoding cobalt-precorrin-5B (C(1))-methyltransferase CbiD translates to MEEKELKNGYTTGTCATAAVKVALEALVYGKKATEVDITTLNYTNLKIPVQKLRVRNNFASCAIQKYAGDDPDVTNGISICAKVQLVKELPKVDRGAYYDNCVIIGGRGVGLVTKKGLQIAIGKSAINPGPQKMITTVVNEILSGIDEKAIITIYIPEGRAKALKTYNPKMGVIGGISVLGTTGIVKAMSEDALKKSMFAELKVMREDKNRDWVIFAFGNYGERHCEKIGLDTEQMIIISNFVGFMIESAVKLEFKKIIMLGHIAKAIKVAGGIFNTHSRVADGRMETMASCAFLVDEKPEIIKKIFFSNTIEEACDYIENNEIYHLIANRVAFKMQEYARADIEVSAAIFSFKGETIGESDNYQRMVGECGAIK, encoded by the coding sequence ATGGAAGAAAAAGAATTAAAAAATGGTTATACAACAGGAACATGTGCAACAGCAGCTGTAAAAGTTGCTTTGGAAGCACTTGTTTATGGTAAAAAAGCCACTGAAGTTGATATAACTACATTAAATTACACAAATTTAAAAATACCAGTTCAAAAATTAAGAGTTAGAAATAATTTTGCAAGTTGTGCCATACAAAAATATGCAGGTGATGACCCTGATGTTACTAATGGAATAAGTATTTGTGCTAAGGTACAATTAGTAAAAGAACTTCCTAAAGTTGACAGAGGAGCCTATTATGATAACTGTGTAATTATTGGTGGTAGAGGAGTTGGACTTGTAACAAAAAAAGGTTTACAAATAGCTATTGGAAAATCAGCTATCAATCCTGGGCCACAAAAAATGATAACAACTGTTGTAAATGAAATTCTAAGTGGCATTGATGAAAAGGCTATAATAACAATCTATATTCCCGAGGGTAGAGCCAAGGCACTAAAAACATATAATCCTAAAATGGGAGTTATAGGTGGAATATCAGTTCTAGGTACAACTGGAATAGTTAAGGCTATGAGTGAAGATGCCTTAAAAAAATCTATGTTTGCTGAGCTTAAAGTTATGAGAGAAGATAAAAACAGAGATTGGGTTATCTTTGCCTTTGGAAACTATGGAGAAAGACATTGTGAAAAAATCGGACTAGATACAGAGCAGATGATTATTATAAGCAACTTTGTTGGTTTTATGATAGAATCTGCTGTGAAATTAGAGTTTAAGAAAATAATAATGTTAGGACATATTGCAAAAGCAATTAAAGTTGCAGGTGGTATTTTTAATACTCATAGTAGAGTTGCTGATGGTAGAATGGAAACTATGGCATCTTGTGCTTTTCTTGTTGATGAAAAACCTGAAATAATTAAAAAAATTTTTTTTTCAAATACTATTGAAGAAGCCTGTGACTATATTGAAAATAATGAAATTTATCATCTAATTGCAAATAGAGTTGCCTTTAAAATGCAAGAATATGCAAGAGCCGATATAGAGGTGTCGGCTGCAATATTCTCATTCAAAGGAGAGACTATTGGAGAAAGTGATAACTATCAAAGAATGGTTGGTGAATGTGGTGCAATCAAATAA